The DNA region GGCCACGCCGGCCGACATCCGCCGGATGGTTGGCTTGAGCTCGGCTTAACCGGGCTTTGACCGGTCGGCGCGACAGTGGCCGCATGGGGGTAGTGCGATGATGGCGGGTCCACAGGATTTTGCGATTTCTCCGGGAGGAGGCAGCCTGCGCGTGCTGCTGGTCGACGACGCGCCCTTCGTGCGGGAAATCCTGGAGCGGATCCTGACCGCCGCCGGCCATTGCTGCGTCACCGCCGAGACCGGGGCGGCCGGGCTCGAGGCGGCCGAGGTCAGCAATTTCGACGTGGTGATCACCGATCACGAAATGCCCGACCTCGACGGCTGCACGCTGATCGAGC from Blastochloris tepida includes:
- a CDS encoding response regulator, whose protein sequence is MLLVDDAPFVREILERILTAAGHCCVTAETGAAGLEAAEVSNFDVVITDHEMPDLDGCTLIERLRNGNGPNQATPMILLSGYIGDEALTARADAVGVDAVLGKPIVVAEVMSTLARLAPVV